One Paenibacillus sp. FSL H7-0737 DNA segment encodes these proteins:
- a CDS encoding putative quinol monooxygenase, with protein sequence MIIIHAVLKVNPERREQFLAESKTLLTATHAEEGNLSYELYENAGEANSFIMVETWRDAEAVSSHNTSAHFTAFSAKAGEFLAAPLDVKVFSAEQVK encoded by the coding sequence ATGATCATTATCCATGCAGTACTTAAAGTGAATCCAGAACGTCGCGAGCAGTTTTTAGCGGAGTCCAAAACACTTCTCACAGCTACTCACGCTGAAGAAGGAAATCTCTCTTACGAGCTGTATGAGAATGCTGGAGAAGCAAACTCATTTATTATGGTGGAGACTTGGCGCGACGCTGAAGCCGTATCCAGCCACAATACGAGCGCTCATTTTACTGCGTTCTCAGCTAAAGCTGGTGAATTCTTGGCTGCGCCACTAGACGTAAAAGTATTTAGCGCAGAGCAAGTGAAATAA